One window from the genome of Alnus glutinosa chromosome 13, dhAlnGlut1.1, whole genome shotgun sequence encodes:
- the LOC133854900 gene encoding probable lipid phosphate phosphatase beta, which translates to MHPNPPMDAPAGKSGGGGTLLGRLISVDATLSHHLHTITRPLLPYSLLLLLELSADFRLFFPISLSLLLSPTLLRPFLPPLLLGLLLDLAFVGLVKLFFRRPRPPHNNASTMNVAVSVDHFSFPSGHASRVFFVASLAHLSAAAISDHEAVNYALFLVWVWAVLTSVSRVFLGRHFLSDVFAGACLGVLEALFAFHFLRF; encoded by the coding sequence ATGCACCCAAACCCACCCATGGACGCACCAGCAGGCAAATCCGGCGGCGGCGGCACACTCCTCGGCCGGCTAATAAGCGTAGACGCCACCCTCTCCCATCACCTCCACACCATAACCCGGCCGCTCCTCCCCTactccctcctcctcctcctcgaGCTCTCCGCCGACTTCCGCCTCTTCTTCCCGATCTCCCTTTCCCTCCTCCTCAGCCCCACTCTGCTCCGCCCCTTCCTCCCCCCACTCCTCCTCGGCCTCCTTCTCGACCTCGCTTTCGTCGGCCTCGTCAAGCTTTTCTTCCGCCGTCCGCGCCCTCCCCACAACAACGCCTCCACCATGAACGTCGCCGTATCCGTCGACCACTTCTCCTTCCCCAGCGGCCACGCCTCCCGCGTCTTCTTCGTCGCCTCCCTCGCCCACCTCTCCGCCGCTGCTATATCGGATCATGAGGCCGTGAATTATGCTCTCTTTCTTGTTTGGGTCTGGGCGGTGCTGACCTCCGTCTCCAGGGTTTTTCTCGGCCGCCACTTCCTTTCCGATGTCTTCGCCGGGGCGTGTTTGGGTGTTCTCGAAGCTCTCTTTGCTTTCCACTTCCTTAGGTTTTAG